Proteins encoded together in one Planctopirus ephydatiae window:
- a CDS encoding FAD-dependent oxidoreductase — translation MKVMIIGSGIAGLSAAIALRKAGLQVVIFERAAQLTEVGAGISLWSNALRALDKIGAGTVIREQVEPLLRSEFRGNDGFLVAASFPASKLEATLGHRPVIGMIHRAELVESLAGCLPNDVARYGYEALALRDTGKQVEVKFTNGHHEVSDLVIGADGIHSRIRSLILDSPPLRYSGYTCFRGVTKSPSSIEPGYLGEWWGRGCRVGITTLRNHRVYWWVTINTPQGLRIDDKRSWLCDKFRRWAEPVPELLSSTPDDALIQNDIIDRVPNKNWYRGRCLLIGDAAHPTTPNLGQGGCLAIEDAACLYHLFSNSWTLDEILPAFVKLRYSRAAAINRDSNRLGSMGQWSSKAACWMRDAIVKQAMPIIGVNELLKHARNVDRFLVE, via the coding sequence ATGAAAGTAATGATTATCGGGTCGGGAATTGCTGGACTCAGCGCGGCAATTGCATTGCGTAAAGCTGGTTTGCAAGTGGTCATATTCGAGAGAGCAGCTCAGCTGACCGAGGTTGGAGCTGGGATTAGTCTTTGGTCCAATGCCTTACGTGCACTCGACAAGATCGGAGCGGGTACAGTTATTCGCGAACAGGTAGAACCACTTCTCAGAAGCGAATTTCGTGGCAACGATGGCTTCCTTGTTGCTGCGTCGTTCCCTGCATCGAAGCTGGAGGCAACTCTAGGGCACCGACCAGTTATCGGGATGATACACCGCGCCGAATTGGTCGAGTCACTCGCTGGGTGCTTGCCAAACGACGTAGCACGGTATGGCTACGAAGCGCTGGCACTTCGTGACACTGGCAAACAAGTTGAAGTAAAATTTACGAACGGCCATCACGAGGTTTCGGATTTGGTTATCGGAGCAGATGGAATTCACTCGAGAATCCGATCGTTGATCTTGGATTCCCCGCCACTCCGCTATTCAGGCTATACATGTTTTCGTGGAGTCACGAAGTCACCGTCAAGTATTGAGCCGGGTTATCTAGGCGAATGGTGGGGGAGAGGATGTCGCGTTGGAATTACTACACTACGCAATCATCGCGTATATTGGTGGGTGACAATAAACACGCCGCAGGGTCTTCGCATTGATGACAAGCGAAGTTGGCTATGCGATAAGTTTCGTCGCTGGGCAGAGCCCGTTCCAGAGCTGTTGTCTTCAACACCAGATGACGCATTAATTCAGAACGACATTATTGATCGTGTGCCTAACAAGAACTGGTACCGAGGACGCTGCCTACTCATTGGAGACGCCGCTCATCCAACCACTCCAAATCTCGGTCAAGGAGGTTGCCTCGCGATCGAAGACGCTGCATGCTTGTACCATCTATTCTCAAACTCATGGACTTTGGATGAGATCCTGCCAGCATTTGTGAAGCTGCGATACTCAAGAGCGGCTGCAATCAATCGCGATTCCAACCGGCTTGGAAGTATGGGGCAGTGGAGCAGCAAAGCAGCATGCTGGATGCGAGATGCAATTGTTAAACAGGCGATGCCAATCATCGGAGTCAATGAACTCCTGAAGCATGCGCGAAATGTTGATCGTTTTCTAGTTGAATAG
- a CDS encoding zinc-ribbon domain containing protein: MCSGSFFWRCVDCGRDFVFFAREQQHWFETLKPAGIAWAALLRQTDKQHPAHEHP, translated from the coding sequence ATGTGCTCAGGTTCTTTTTTTTGGCGCTGCGTCGACTGCGGTCGGGATTTCGTCTTCTTCGCGAGGGAGCAGCAGCACTGGTTCGAAACGCTGAAGCCAGCGGGGATTGCCTGGGCAGCTCTTTTGCGACAGACTGACAAACAGCATCCAGCACATGAGCATCCATGA
- a CDS encoding sulfatase family protein, with protein sequence MQYRSLLSSMVVLLVAMPSIHAEDARKPLDKPNILVIFADDWGWGDMSLHKSPYLRTPHLDKLFSEGTEFYQFHVNSPVCSPSRAALYTGQFPGRNKVFWIYENERNNRKYGLNDWLDPQIVMLPRLMKSAGYVTAHYGKWHLGDPAHAPTLDRYGIDDGRCWNGPPPAAWGHDAVYQQTIDFIREHKDVPFFMNLWTREPHTPHWLHNETLELPWIRALPEDERVYAAVVWEADQWIGKILSVLKELDLEKNTIVVFSSDNGPEETGQDSELNRIMNTRSLRQTRVVDGKRQQVSIPMNGYGTYYSRGTTGEQKGKKRSLFGGGVRTPFAIRWPGQIPAGRIDKTSVISAVDILPTLCAIAGVPLPDGYQPDGENILPALLGKEFKRNKPIVWENHVTSQGDTWPQLAVVKDDWRLVMTKDSSRIELFNISDDWEEKRNLAINYPTVVNELKSIALDYSKSLPSMDSFDERLCVPKASKP encoded by the coding sequence ATGCAATATAGATCACTACTCAGCTCTATGGTCGTGCTTCTTGTCGCGATGCCCTCAATACACGCTGAAGACGCACGGAAACCACTGGATAAGCCCAACATCCTCGTTATCTTCGCCGACGACTGGGGCTGGGGTGACATGAGCCTGCATAAAAGCCCTTACTTGCGCACGCCGCACCTTGACAAGCTATTCAGCGAGGGAACGGAGTTCTACCAGTTCCATGTCAATTCGCCGGTCTGTTCTCCCAGTCGTGCAGCATTGTATACCGGACAGTTTCCCGGCCGTAACAAAGTCTTTTGGATCTACGAAAACGAGCGGAATAATCGCAAATACGGTCTCAATGACTGGCTAGATCCACAAATTGTCATGCTGCCTAGGCTGATGAAGAGTGCGGGCTATGTCACAGCGCACTATGGCAAATGGCATCTCGGCGACCCTGCACATGCTCCGACTCTGGATAGATACGGCATCGACGACGGTCGGTGCTGGAATGGCCCCCCACCCGCTGCCTGGGGACACGACGCCGTCTATCAACAAACAATTGATTTCATACGCGAACATAAGGATGTTCCCTTCTTCATGAACTTATGGACTCGTGAACCGCACACACCTCATTGGTTACACAACGAAACGCTGGAACTTCCATGGATCAGGGCGCTTCCGGAAGACGAGCGGGTCTATGCTGCCGTTGTCTGGGAAGCCGACCAGTGGATCGGAAAAATCCTCAGTGTGCTCAAAGAACTTGATCTGGAAAAAAACACCATTGTCGTGTTCAGCAGCGACAACGGCCCGGAGGAGACCGGTCAAGACTCGGAATTGAACCGGATCATGAATACACGCAGTTTGCGGCAGACGCGAGTAGTGGACGGCAAGAGACAGCAGGTTTCGATCCCCATGAACGGCTATGGAACCTACTACAGCCGCGGAACGACGGGTGAGCAGAAGGGAAAGAAACGGAGTCTTTTCGGTGGCGGTGTCCGTACTCCCTTCGCCATTCGCTGGCCCGGTCAAATCCCAGCGGGCCGAATCGACAAGACATCGGTTATCTCGGCAGTTGACATTCTTCCCACGTTATGTGCGATTGCTGGAGTACCTTTGCCGGATGGTTACCAACCTGACGGAGAGAATATTCTTCCGGCTCTACTCGGAAAGGAATTCAAACGCAATAAGCCAATCGTTTGGGAGAATCACGTCACCAGTCAAGGAGATACCTGGCCGCAACTTGCCGTTGTCAAGGATGACTGGCGGCTGGTTATGACGAAAGATAGTAGTCGCATAGAACTCTTTAATATTTCTGATGACTGGGAAGAGAAGAGGAACTTAGCTATCAACTACCCAACAGTCGTAAATGAACTCAAAAGTATCGCTCTCGATTATAGTAAGTCTCTTCCCTCAATGGATAGCTTCGATGAGCGTCTTTGTGTGCCAAAGGCTTCGAAACCATAA
- a CDS encoding alpha/beta hydrolase — protein MRWVFFLLILVQVVQAQGCRLLGPLSPLRPVEQVLVYPNFSSLVAGGEQKPGEVLPPGEQVTIETPDRQKLDGRYFAHPAPQAVVLYCHGNAGTVDQWSVLAARLSRQHRLTILVFDYRGYGRSTGIPHERGILIDATAARDWLAKQNQIAPEEVVLMGRSLGGAVAVDLAANGGARGLILESTFPSLPDVARQHAAWLLPEWNMTQRLNSAEKLKQYQGPLLQSHGNEDQLIPLALGEKLFEAAPGPKQFVVVHGASHVDDHIHLCAAERELFFRSLPVPQPKNIIDGRMP, from the coding sequence ATGCGCTGGGTGTTCTTCCTGCTGATTCTGGTTCAAGTCGTTCAGGCCCAGGGATGTCGTCTGCTGGGGCCTCTCTCGCCGCTCCGGCCTGTCGAACAGGTGCTGGTCTACCCTAATTTTTCTTCCCTCGTTGCCGGTGGCGAGCAAAAGCCTGGCGAAGTCTTGCCGCCGGGTGAGCAGGTCACCATCGAAACCCCTGATCGGCAAAAGCTGGATGGCCGCTACTTCGCCCATCCCGCGCCACAAGCCGTCGTGCTCTATTGTCATGGCAATGCGGGGACTGTCGATCAGTGGAGTGTGCTGGCAGCCCGGCTGAGTCGTCAGCATCGATTAACAATTCTGGTCTTTGACTATCGCGGGTATGGCCGCAGTACCGGCATTCCTCATGAGCGGGGAATTCTCATCGATGCGACCGCTGCTCGCGACTGGCTGGCCAAGCAGAATCAGATCGCACCTGAGGAAGTTGTGCTGATGGGCCGGTCGCTGGGCGGAGCGGTTGCTGTTGATCTCGCAGCGAATGGTGGAGCCCGCGGACTGATTCTCGAAAGCACCTTTCCATCGCTCCCGGATGTCGCCCGGCAACACGCCGCCTGGCTCTTGCCCGAATGGAATATGACCCAGCGGCTGAACTCGGCCGAGAAACTCAAGCAATACCAGGGCCCTTTATTGCAAAGCCATGGCAATGAAGATCAGCTCATTCCATTGGCACTGGGAGAGAAGCTCTTTGAAGCTGCCCCGGGCCCTAAGCAGTTCGTCGTCGTGCACGGCGCCAGCCATGTCGATGACCACATTCATTTGTGTGCCGCCGAGCGAGAACTCTTCTTCCGCAGCCTCCCCGTCCCGCAGCCCAAAAACATCATCGACGGCCGGATGCCGTAG
- a CDS encoding YihY/virulence factor BrkB family protein produces MPMVKRLSFRAVAHVFVDAGREWLAHKCPRLGASLAFYAILSLAPLAVISVGLLSMIVGGEVARGEVTDQMREVVGEEAAQIVSSVVANTRKSTNGFIATTIGIITLVVGAMAVFVELQDALNTIWEVPPHRTTGWWRFIKDRFLSFFMIFGIGLLVLTSIVLSLIVTSLGKVATDIVPATQSLLQFSDPSINFVVFVLLFAGVFRWLPDVSLTWRDTALGAVVTAILFLLGKIAISFYLHQSGVGNAYGAAGSIVVFLVWMYYSMQVLLFGAELTRSFSLNLGSGAVVGGERIPRRGSETESMPAVSSPS; encoded by the coding sequence ATGCCCATGGTGAAGCGATTGAGTTTTCGAGCAGTGGCCCACGTTTTCGTGGATGCCGGCCGTGAATGGCTGGCTCATAAGTGTCCGAGGCTGGGGGCTTCGCTCGCGTTCTACGCCATTTTGTCACTGGCTCCTCTGGCTGTGATCTCTGTCGGGCTGCTGAGCATGATTGTCGGTGGTGAAGTCGCTCGTGGCGAAGTGACGGACCAGATGCGCGAAGTCGTTGGTGAAGAAGCGGCCCAGATTGTCAGTTCGGTTGTGGCCAATACCCGCAAATCGACCAACGGATTTATTGCGACCACGATTGGCATCATCACTCTGGTGGTCGGAGCGATGGCGGTCTTCGTCGAATTGCAGGATGCCCTCAATACGATCTGGGAAGTCCCACCTCATCGCACGACAGGCTGGTGGCGGTTCATTAAAGATCGCTTTCTGTCGTTCTTCATGATTTTCGGCATCGGGCTGCTGGTGCTCACTTCGATTGTGCTGAGCCTGATTGTGACCTCATTGGGTAAGGTGGCGACTGATATCGTGCCTGCCACTCAATCGCTGCTGCAGTTTTCCGATCCTTCGATCAACTTTGTGGTTTTCGTGCTCCTGTTTGCGGGTGTCTTTCGCTGGCTTCCGGATGTCTCGCTCACTTGGCGGGATACAGCTCTCGGTGCCGTCGTGACCGCGATTCTCTTCCTTCTGGGCAAGATTGCGATCTCGTTTTATCTCCACCAGAGCGGCGTCGGGAATGCTTATGGGGCTGCCGGTTCAATTGTCGTCTTTCTGGTGTGGATGTACTACTCGATGCAGGTGCTGCTCTTCGGAGCCGAACTGACAAGATCGTTCTCGCTCAACCTGGGGAGTGGTGCCGTGGTGGGCGGTGAACGCATTCCCCGCCGTGGCAGCGAAACGGAATCGATGCCCGCTGTGTCGTCTCCTTCCTGA
- the tpx gene encoding thiol peroxidase yields MKRAGATTLKGNPVDLKGRAIVVGDVAPTFSLQANDLSEVILSGKTTIIATVPSLDTSVCALETKKFNDEVKNLPNVDVFVVSMDLPFGNKRWCASEGVENIKTLSAHRCTDFGVDYGVLISGGPLDRCLARAVFVVGADGKVKYVEYCKEIADHPNYEAVLAAAKS; encoded by the coding sequence ATGAAGCGTGCTGGGGCAACAACACTCAAGGGAAATCCTGTCGATCTTAAGGGCCGTGCGATTGTGGTGGGAGATGTCGCACCGACATTTTCATTGCAGGCTAACGATCTCAGTGAAGTTATACTGAGTGGCAAGACGACCATCATTGCCACTGTTCCTTCGCTCGATACTTCAGTTTGCGCTCTTGAAACCAAGAAGTTCAACGACGAAGTCAAGAATCTGCCGAATGTCGATGTCTTCGTCGTCAGCATGGATCTCCCCTTTGGCAACAAGCGCTGGTGTGCATCGGAAGGGGTCGAAAACATCAAGACGCTCTCCGCTCATCGCTGCACCGATTTTGGTGTCGATTACGGCGTGCTGATCAGCGGTGGCCCACTCGATCGTTGCCTCGCTCGTGCTGTCTTTGTCGTCGGTGCCGATGGCAAGGTGAAATACGTCGAATACTGCAAGGAAATTGCCGATCATCCCAACTACGAAGCTGTCCTGGCGGCTGCGAAGTCGTAA